One segment of Chelonia mydas isolate rCheMyd1 chromosome 13, rCheMyd1.pri.v2, whole genome shotgun sequence DNA contains the following:
- the LOC119567909 gene encoding von Willebrand factor A domain-containing protein 5A-like, whose translation MTQCGLLTGSSKPVPLRSGSVTVLIRGFVADVGCELPYRNEEPGPVEAVFVFPVDTEAAVYAFQARLAEACIQAQLREKKTGSLMGDPAVMVTLLPSLPEAVPGQSPAGEFIFLLDRSGSMACPMDGRDRSPQRIDSAKGIKELRSSSVCLSPRTS comes from the exons ATGACTCAGTGCGGCCTCCTGACCGGCTCCAGCAAGCCGG TGCCTCTGCGCAGCGGCTCGGTGACGGTGCTGATCCGAGGCTTCGTGGCTGACGTGGGCTGCGAGCTGCCCTACAGGAACGAGGAGCCAGGGCCCGTGGAGGCCGTGTTCGTATTCCCTGTGGACACTGAGGCGGCTGTCTACGCCTTCCAGGCCCGCCTGGCGGAAGCCTGTATCCAGGCCCAGCTTCGTGAAAAAAAAACAG GCTCCCTGATGGGCGACCCGGCTGTGATGGTGACCCTGCTGCCCAGCCTGCCCGAGGCGGTGCCGGGCCAGAGCCCAGCCGGGGAGTTCATCTTCCTGCTGGACCGCTCCGGCAGCATGGCGTGCCCCATGGACGGCCGAGACCGCTCCCCCCAGCGCATCGACAGCGCCAAG GGAATTAAAGAGCTGAGGTCTTCCAGCGTTTGCTTGAGCCCCAGGACGTCCTGA